A genomic region of Drosophila kikkawai strain 14028-0561.14 chromosome X, DkikHiC1v2, whole genome shotgun sequence contains the following coding sequences:
- the rho-4 gene encoding rhomboid-related protein 2, whose protein sequence is MPVKTVNRQQSQTPAQQLQMQQQRDVENGLYPTIPPERRSPPARPPTLRQDTIDMEEIPLNQTHSQEPEDRRKMREIFDKHDSDRDGLINTHELKELISDGYCRDIPAYISAQILKRSDQDNDGHLDFEEFYSMSLHHKWMARNLLARYCRYVVPPPKPLEGDEPDGAYEKQMSICPPPLTMVIFSIIEIIMFLVDVIHFQDDPNHQDNIGESTSGPAATLFIYNPYKRYEGWRFVSYMFVHVGIMHLMMNLIIQIFLGIALELVHHWWRVALVYLAGVLAGSMGTSLTSPRIFLAGASGGVYALITAHIATIIMNYSEMEYAIVQLLAFLVFCFTDLGTSIYRHLTDQYDQIGYVAHLSGAVAGLLVGIGVLRNLEVRRWERILWWVAVIVYFALMTTGIIIHIFVPDYFPKQEYN, encoded by the exons ATGCCCGTGAAAACTGTGAACCGCCAGCAGAGCCAAACTCCCGCCCAGCAGCtgcaaatgcagcagcagcgggacGTGGAAAATGGCCTGTACCCCACCATTCCCCCCGAGCGACGTTCGCCCCCCGCGCGACCACCGACACTGCGCCAGGACACCATCGACATGGAGGAGATCCCGCTAAACCAGACCCACTCCCAGGAGCCGGAGGATCGGCGCAAGATGCGCGAGATATTCGACAAG cACGACTCCGATAGAGATGGCCTCATCAATACCCATGAGCTGAAGGAGCTAATCTCTGACGGCTACTGCCGGGACATACCCGCCTATATTTCCGCACAGATCTTGAAGCGCAGCGACCAGGATAACGATGGCCATCTGGACTTTGAGGAGTTCTATAGTATGTCGTTGCACCACAAGTGGATGGCACGCAACTTGCTGGCCCGCTACTGTCGCTATGTGGTGCCGCCACCCAAGCCACTGGAGGGTGATGAACCCGATGGCGCCTACGAGAAACAGATGTCCATTTGCCCGCCGCCGCTCACCATGGTCATCTTCTCGATTATCGAGATTATCATGTTCCTCGTGGACGTCATACACTTTCA GGACGACCCCAATCACCAGGACAACATTGGGGAGAGCACCAGCGGTCCGGCAGCGACACTGTTCATCTACAATCCCTACAAACGCTACGAGGGCTGGCGCTTCGTCAGCTACATGTTCGTCCACGTGGGCATCATGCATCTGATGATGAACCTGATTATCCAAATATTCCTGGGCATTGCCCTGGAGCTGGTGCATCATTGGTGGCGCGTGGCGCTGGTCTATCTGGCCGGCGTTTTGGCTGGCTCCATGGGCACCTCGCTGACCAGTCCGCGCATCTTCCTGGCCGGAGCATCCGGAGGAGTGTATGCCTTGATTACAGCGCACATAGCCACGATTATAATG AACTACTCGGAAATGGAGTACGCCATTGTCCAGCTGCTAGCCTTCCTTGTCTTCTGCTTCACCGATCTGGGCACCTCGATATATCGCCATTTGACCGATCAATACGATCAGATCGGTTATGTGGCGCATTTGTCCGGTGCCGTGGCTGGATTGCTGGTGGGCATCGGAGTGCTGCGCAATCTGGAGGTGCGGCGCTGGGAGCGCATCCTCTGGTGGGTGGCCGTCATTGTCTACTTTGCCCTGATGACCACCGGGATTATTATACACATCTTTGTGCCCGACTACTTTCCCAAACAGGAGTACAACTAG
- the LOC108084660 gene encoding uncharacterized protein, protein MAQLSQMTRYVTSVLGWLPAATASSDCSPPSSAKNQEEDALQESSGFVTVMAIYLAITIVLVAVSFITAKDQATKYPNRLKTKRKITRPQEQQQQQRPWRFSTTGMAMTKLIRQLGSPKRSRHQMRLRLRMRLRRHLEQELKLMRELQEKGPQLGLLGSQDFEEVNNSGYFDPSSEADL, encoded by the coding sequence ATGGCCCAACTATCTCAGATGACCCGCTATGTCACCAGCGTGCTGGGCTGGTTACCAGCGGCAACGGCATCCTCCGATTGCTCCCCGCCGTCGTCGGCGAAGAACCAAGAAGAAGATGCCTTGCAGGAGTCGTCCGGCTTTGTCACCGTAATGGCAATCTACCTGGCCATTACCATTGTCTTGGTGGCGGTGAGTTTCATCACAGCCAAGGACCAGGCTACCAAATATCCCAACCGATTAAAAACCAAACGGAAGATAACTCGACCCCAagaacaacagcagcagcaacgtcCTTGGCGTTTTAGCACAACGGGCATGGCCATGACCAAGCTGATCCGCCAGCTGGGTAGTCCCAAGCGTTCGCGGCATCAAATGCGCCTGCGCCTTCGGATGCGACTGCGCCGGCATTTGGAGCAGGAACTGAAGCTGATGAGGGAACTGCAGGAGAAGGGGCCGCAGCTGGGGTTGCTGGGCAGTCAGGATTTCGAGGAAGTCAATAATTCCGGCTACTTTGATCCATCCTCCGAAGCCGATCTCTGA
- the Srx gene encoding sulfiredoxin isoform X1, which translates to MQKTNNKWLAGGAVEECSKTYSGKCTYTHTQNKFQRRRRAPKYLTLAAMAFISQFVRQASRRATGIRPILQRHCPNPTNHSTMDTTVHSAGIAEIHHVPMSVIKRPIPSVLDEQKVASLMETIKHEESEAEEVPPIDLLWITGSEGGDYYFSFGGCHRFEAYKRLQRETIKAKLVRSTLGDLYHYMGSSAPKYLA; encoded by the exons atgcaaaaaacaaacaacaagtGGCTCGCGGGGGGCGCTGTCGAAGAGTGCAGCAAAACATATAGCGGTAAATGTACGTACACACATACGCAAAACAAGTTTCAACGCCGCCGCCGCGCTCCGAAATATTTAACGCTGGCTGCCATGGCGTTCATTAGCCAGTTTGTACGGCAGGCGAGCAGACGCGCCACCGGAATCAGACCGATCCTCCAGAGACATTGCCCAAACCCA ACTAACCACAGCACCATGGACACCACAGTGCATTCGGCCGGAATTGCGGAGATTCACCATGTACCTATGAGTGTGATCAAGCGGCCAATACCCTCCGTCCTGGACGAGCAGAAAGTGGCATCGTTAATGGAAACCATAAAG CACGAAGAAAGCGAGGCGGAGGAGGTGCCACCCATCGATCTGCTGTGGATAACGGGCAGCGAGGGCGGCGACTACTATTTCAGCTTCGGCGGCTGCCACCGGTTCGAGGCCTACAAGCGGCTCCAGCGGGAAACCATCAAGGCCAAGCTGGTGCGCTCCACCCTGGGGGATCTCTACCACTACATGGGCTCCAGTGCG
- the Srx gene encoding sulfiredoxin isoform X2, giving the protein MDTTVHSAGIAEIHHVPMSVIKRPIPSVLDEQKVASLMETIKHEESEAEEVPPIDLLWITGSEGGDYYFSFGGCHRFEAYKRLQRETIKAKLVRSTLGDLYHYMGSSAPKYLA; this is encoded by the exons ATGGACACCACAGTGCATTCGGCCGGAATTGCGGAGATTCACCATGTACCTATGAGTGTGATCAAGCGGCCAATACCCTCCGTCCTGGACGAGCAGAAAGTGGCATCGTTAATGGAAACCATAAAG CACGAAGAAAGCGAGGCGGAGGAGGTGCCACCCATCGATCTGCTGTGGATAACGGGCAGCGAGGGCGGCGACTACTATTTCAGCTTCGGCGGCTGCCACCGGTTCGAGGCCTACAAGCGGCTCCAGCGGGAAACCATCAAGGCCAAGCTGGTGCGCTCCACCCTGGGGGATCTCTACCACTACATGGGCTCCAGTGCG